Proteins encoded together in one Rana temporaria chromosome 6, aRanTem1.1, whole genome shotgun sequence window:
- the LOC120943154 gene encoding E3 ubiquitin-protein ligase TRIM39-like, with amino-acid sequence MATASLRDELNCSICLSIYTEPVSLKCGHIYCRDCIVAVLNTQEASGVYICPECREEYTKRPTLKKNRKLCNIVDNFRSAHPEDTEVCCTYCDHPVPATKTCLHCEASFCNKHLKNHSKSAEHVLTDPTKSFEDRKCSIHKEILKYYCSEDNTCICMSCWVAGDHKGHQVDLLNDASEKTKEKLEESTKTLDSEKQEIQKRIQNLENHRKKEKEKAANVTGRVSELFRDIRRHLDDVEKKVLTEVSRQEGQISQSVAKLIQQLEQQKDELSRKIREMKELWKIQDPLTILKKAPNRDNIIPGINDAINNVGHLDEGIISQMLHRSLLHFTDILIDLKINRQFSGMEKSDILLDINTAHKNFILSEDLRTVTCSNTCQNRPDGPERFESKQILSTNSFTSGKHYWEVDLSGAEKWLVGVVGHSIERKIEGNESYIGYNNKSWGLAIVTRFVATHINKQVALSADAPLKLIGIYLDYDAGRLSFYQLCGPVRHLYTFTATFTEPLHAAFYVFDKCSIRIKNK; translated from the coding sequence ATGGCGACTGCGAGCCTGAGAGACGAGCTGAACTGCTCCATCTGCCTGAGCATTTATACGGAGCCCGTATCGCTGAAATGTGGACACATCTACTGCCGGGACTGTATCGTTGCCGTGCTGAATACACAGGAGGCGTCCGGTGTTTATATCTGTCCGGAGTGCAGAGAGGAGTATACAAAGCGCCCTACActgaagaagaacaggaagttgtGTAACATTGTGGATAATTTCCGATCGGCTCACCCGGAGGACACAGAGGTCTGCTGTACGTATTGTGATCATCCTGTACCGGCTACCAAAACATGTCTGCACTGCGAAGCCTCGTTTTGCAATAAGCACCTCAAAAACCACAGCAAGTCGGCGGAACACGTTTTAACTGATCCCACCAAATCATTCGAAGACCGAAAATGTTCCATACACAAAGAGATCCTGAAATATTACTGCTCAGAAGACAACACATGTATCTGTATGTCCTGCTGGGTGGCCGGAGACCACAAAGGACACCAGGTTGACCTTCTGAATGATGCCTCCGAGAAGACCAAAGAGAAACTGGAAGAATCTACGAAAACATTGGACTCTGAGAAACAGGAGATCCAGAAGAGAATCCAGAATCTGGAAAATcacaggaaaaaagagaaggaaaaagcAGCCAATGTCACCGGGAGAGTCTCTGAGCTGTTTAGAGACATCCGGAGACATCTGGATGATGTAGAGAAGAAAGTCCTGACCGAGGTCTCCAGACAGGAGGGGCAGATCTCCCAATCCGTCGCTAAGCTGATCCAGCAGCTGGAACAACAAAAAGACGAGCTGTCCAGAAAGATTAGGGAGATGAAAGAACTATGGAAGATCCAAGATCCATTAACGATCCTAAAAAAGGCACCTAACAGAGATAACATTATTCCTGGGATCAATGATGCAATCAACAACGTTGGACACCTGGATGAAGGAATTATCTCACAGATGCTCCACAGAAGTCTTCTCCACTTTACCGACATTTTGATAGATCTGAAGATCAATAGACAATTCTCAGGGATGGAAAAATCTGATATTTTACTGGATATAAACACTGCTCATAAGAATTTTATTCTATCCGAGGATCTGAGGACAGTCACTTGCAGCAACACCTGTCAGAACAGGCCGGACGGTCCAGAGAGGTTTGAATCCAAACAGATACTAAGTACAAACAGCTTCACATCGGGAAAACATTACTGGGAGGTGGATTTGAGTGGAGCCGAGAAATGGCTGGTTGGGGTGGTTGGTCACAGCATAGAGAGGAAGATAGAAGGAAATGAATCCTATATCGGTTATAATAACAAATCCTGGGGACTTGCTATTGTCACGCGCTTTGTAGCGACACACATTAATAAACAGGTTGCCTTAAGCGCAGATGCTCCTTTGAAATTAATCGGAATATATCTGGACTACGATGCGGGACGTCTGTCCTTCTACCAGCTGTGCGGCCCCGTCAGACACCTCTACACCTTCACCGCCACCTTCACCGAACCCCTCCATGCTGCTTTCTATGTGTTTGACAAATGTTCCAttagaattaaaaataaatag
- the LOC120944357 gene encoding E3 ubiquitin-protein ligase TRIM39-like, producing the protein MASAYLRDELKCPICLNLYEEPTILMCGHNFCLDCIATALSTQEFHGIYSCPECREQYTERPMLLKNRNLRKIVAWFRTSYKEEILCTYCDYPVPASKTCLLCEASFCAKHLSYHRKSADHILSEPTTTYGESKCSTHKEALNYYCWEDSARICMSCWAAGEHRGHRVDLLIEASEKKKEELRKCSNALDSERQEIRRRIQNLDNYWREEDKKTFAVTRSYIDLSMEITEQLSGVEKAFLQEIRRQNNQISDSVSDLNRQLNLKQSQLARKIRHMKKLCDIRDPLAVLKMPPNGDDLSLGIGDTIINPKCLDEEMISDRLQCELGNLTQCLKDVLKTGQFSVMEKANISLDINTAHQQLIISKDLKRATNAEICMAIPDSPQRFICSQVLSVQGFTSGTHYWEVDVSEAEEWLVGVANESIERKISGNVSFLGYNEKSWSLIQTMSRLHVRHANYPIYIDCKYLVKTVGIYLEYEAGRLSFYQLCDPIRHLHTFTATFTEPLHAAFHLFPQCSIRIKT; encoded by the coding sequence ATGGCATCTGCCTACCTGAGAGATGAGCTCAAGTGCCCCATCTGCCTGAACCTCTATGAAGAGCCTACAATACTGATGTGCGGACACAACTTCTGCTTGGATTGTATTGCGACTGCGCTGAGTACACAGGAGTTCCATGGAATCTATTCCTGTCCGGAGTGCCGAGAGCAGTATACGGAGCGCCCTATGCTGTTGAAGAACAGGAACCTACGTAAAATCGTGGCATGGTTCAGAACTTCTTACAAGGAGGAAATCTTGTGTACGTACTGCGATTATCCCGTACCAGCTTCTAAAACGTGCCTGTTATGCGAGgcttcattttgcgcaaagcacctAAGTTACCACAGAAAATCAGCGGATCACATTTTATCCGAACCCACCACAACATACGGAGAGAGCAAATGCTCCACGCATAAAGAGGCTCTGAATTATTACTGCTGGGAGGACAGCGCCCGTATCTGTATGTCCTGCTGGGCGGCTGGAGAACATCGAGGACACCGAGTGGACCTTCTAATCGAggcctctgagaaaaaaaaagaggaactgagaaaatgttCAAATGCTTTGGACTCGGAGAGACAGGAGATCCGGAGGAGAATCCAGAACCTGGATAATTACTGGAGAGAAGAGGACAAGAAAACCTTTGCCGTTACCCGGAGCTACATTGACCTGTCCATGGAAATTACGGAACAGCTGAGCGGTGTAGAGAAGGCATTCCTGCAAGAGATCCGCAGACAGAACAACCAGATCTCCGATTCCGTGTCCGATCTGAACAGGCAGCTGAACCTAAAGCAGAGCCAGCTGGCCAGGAAGATTAGGCATATGAAAAAATTGTGCGACATCCGAGACCCGTTAGCTGTCCTGAAAATGCCACCTAATGGAGATGACCTCAGTCTTGGGATAGGGGATACAATAATAAATCCTAAATGTCTAGATGAAGAAATGATCTCGGATAGACTACAGTGTGAGCTTGGCAACCTGACTCAGTGTCTGAAGGATGTGCTGAAAACGGGACAATTTTCGGTGATGGAGAAAGCCAACATTTCCCTGGATATAAACACAGCCCACCAACAGCTTATTATATCCAAGGATCTGAAGAGAGCCACTAATGCTGAAATCTGTATGGCCATTCCGGATAGTCCTCAGAGATTCATCTGCAGCCAGGTATTGAGTGTACAAGGATTCACATCCGGGACACATTACTGGGAGGTGGATGTGAGTGAAGCGGAGGAATGGTTGGTCGGGGTGGCCAATGAAAGCATCGAGAGGAAGATTTCGGGAAATGTGTCCTTTTTGGGTTATAATGAAAAATCCTGGAGTCTAATTCAAACCATGTCAAGGCTTCATGTCCGACACGCAAACTATCCTATTTATATAGACTGCAAATACTTAGTAAAGACAGTTGGGATTTATCTGGAGTATGAAGCCGGCCGTCTTTCCTTCTACCAGCTGTGTGACCCCATcagacacctccacaccttcaccgCCACCTTCACCGAACCCCTCCATGCCGCTTTCCATTTGTTTCCACAGTGCTCTATCAGAATCAAAACTTAA
- the LOC120942601 gene encoding E3 ubiquitin/ISG15 ligase TRIM25-like, protein MESADLRDELKCPICLNLFKDPANLKCGHNFCYDCILTALDAQEWSEVFSCPECREQHTERPMLMKNGKLSKIMTLLKTAYDEKVLCTYCDSPEPASKSCLLCEASFCAKHLSYHSKSPDHILTEPTKFRERKCSAHQETLKFFCSDDNTCICMSCWEAGDHKGHQVDLLNVASEKKKEKLRKCTVTLDSERQEIRRRIQNQNSHRSQEDKKSFAVTRSYTDLLLEIMQQLSGVEKGAQKEIRRQKQQIAQSISDLNGRLKKKEANLSRRIIEIQELCDIQDPLSVLKTAPTGDLMGPGTEDTADDVRNPADDVRNPADDVRNTACLKEGMIAQILESGLLTLTQSLKDLMTKRQFSVKEKSNIFFDLDTANFKLLISKDQKRATNAGICVNKPISPRRFNCSQVLSVQRFTSGTHYWEVDVSEAEEWMIGVASENMERKISGSMSLLGYNNKSWCLIQTTSKLHVQHRDISTKIDSAPSLKTVGVYLEYEAGRLSFYRTCDLVVHLHTFTTAFAEPLHAAFHVLPQTSIRIKT, encoded by the coding sequence ATGGAATCTGCTGACCTGAGAGATGAGCTCAAGTGCCCCATCTGCCTGAACCTCTTTAAGGATCCCGCAAACCTCAAATGCGGACACAACTTCTGCTATGATTGTATTTTAACTGCGCTGGATGCACAAGAGTGGTCTGAAGTTTTTTCCTGTCCGGAGTGCAGAGAGCAGCATACGGAGCGCCCCATGCTGATGAAGAATGGGAAGTTGAGTAAAATCATGACATTGCTCAAAACGGCTTACGATGAGAAAGTCTTGTGTACGTACTGCGATTCTCCCGAACCAGCTTCTAAATCATGTCTGTTATGCGAGGCCTCATTCTGTGCAAAGCACCTAAGTTACCACAGCAAGTCACCGGATCACATTTTAACGGAACCCACCAAATTCAGAGAGAGGAAATGCTCCGCGCATCAAGAGACTCTTAAATTTTTCTGCTCGGACGATAATACCTGTATCTGTATGTCCTGCTGGGAGGCCGGAGACCACAAAGGACACCAGGTGGACCTTCTGAACGTGGCCTctgagaagaagaaagagaaactgagaaaatgtacagTTACATTGGACTCTGAGAGACAGGAGATCCGGAGGAGGATCCAGAACCAGAACAGTCACCGGAGTCAAGAAGACAAGAAATCCTTCGCTGTTACCCGGAGCTACACTGACTTGCTTCTAGAAATTATGCAACAGCTGAGTGGCGTAGAGAAGGGAGCGCAAAAAGAGATCCGAAGACAGAAGCAGCAGATCGCCCAGTCCATCTCGGATCTGAATGGGAGGCTGAAGAAAAAGGAGGCCAACTTGTCCAGGAGGATTATTGAGATACAAGAACTGTGTGACATCCAAGACCCATTAAGTGTCTTAAAAACGGCGCCTACCGGAGATCTCATGGGTCCTGGGACAGAGGATACCGCCGATGATGTAAGGAATCCGGCCGATGATGTAAGGAATCCGGCCGATGATGTAAGGAATACGGCTTGTCTAAAGGAGGGCATGATCGCGCAGATACTAGAGAGTGGGCTCCTCACCTTGACTCAGAGTCTGAAGGATCTGATGACAAAGAGACAATTTTCGGTAAAAGAGAAATCCAATATTTTCTTCGATTTAGATACAGCGAACTTTAAGCTGCTTATATCAAAGGATCAGAAGAGAGCCACGAATGCTGGAATCTGCGTGAACAAGCCTATTAGTCCTCGGAGGTTCAACTGCAGCCAGGTATTGAGCGTACAAAGATTCACATCCGGGACACACTATTGGGAGGTGGATGTGAGCGAAGCGGAGGAATGGATGATCGGGGTGGCCAGTgaaaacatggagaggaagatTTCGGGAAGTATGTCCTTATTGGGTTATAATAACAAATCCTGGTGTCTAATTCAAACCACGTCAAAGCTTCACGTCCAGCACAGGGACATTTCTACAAAGATAGACTCGGCACCTTCCCTAAAGACTGTTGGGGTTTATCTGGAGTATGAAGCCGGCCGCCTGTCCTTCTACCGGACATGTGACCTCGTTGtacacctccacaccttcaccaccgCCTTCGCTGAACCCCTCCATGCCGCTTTCCATGTACTTCCACAAACCTCTATCAGAATTAAAACTTAA